Proteins encoded together in one Variovorax paradoxus EPS window:
- a CDS encoding ABC transporter transmembrane domain-containing protein has product MASSPPSSMAKGSPRSLSGLSPFLRPYRVQIVLAAVFLVMAAITTLAFPLALRSLIDGGLINPDKGAQTMALREHFGALFAVAVALGLFSAARFYTVSWLGERVTADLRNAVYGHVLHQSPAFFETTQTGEVLSRLTADTTLVQTVVGSSLSMGLRNAVMGVGALAVLVWTNPYVMVQVLGILVLVVLPSMWFGRRVRKLSRASQDRVADSSAIAAEVLNAIPVVQSYTAESREAARFDASTENAFRTAVRRTKARSVLVAFIIIATSAALLWGLYQGTQAVLRGDITAGHLGQTVVYVAILASATAVLGEVYGDLLRAAGATERLMELLHAPAVITSPASPAVTPIPAAGSAIKLDAVTFHYPSRPGTPALRDFSLDIAPGETVALVGSSGAGKSTVFQLLLRYYDPQSGQLLLDGAPLASLALPDLRTRIGLVPQDAVIFSASAFENIRYGRPEATADEVHAAARAAFAHDFLTALPEGYDTFLGERGVRLSGGQRQRIAIARAILKNPPLLLLDEATSALDAESERMVQAALESAMEGRTTLVIAHRLATVQKADRIIVLDHGGIVEQGTHAALVAQGGVYARLAALQFTA; this is encoded by the coding sequence ATGGCTTCCTCCCCACCGTCTTCCATGGCCAAGGGCTCGCCCCGGTCGCTGTCGGGCCTGAGCCCCTTCCTCCGCCCCTACCGCGTGCAGATCGTGCTGGCGGCGGTTTTCCTGGTGATGGCGGCCATCACGACGCTGGCCTTTCCGCTGGCACTGCGCAGCCTGATCGACGGCGGGCTGATCAACCCCGACAAGGGCGCCCAGACCATGGCGCTGCGCGAGCACTTCGGCGCCCTCTTCGCAGTGGCCGTGGCGCTGGGGCTCTTCTCGGCCGCGCGCTTCTATACGGTGAGCTGGCTGGGCGAACGGGTCACGGCGGACCTGCGCAACGCGGTCTACGGCCATGTGCTGCACCAGAGCCCCGCCTTCTTCGAGACCACGCAGACAGGCGAGGTGCTCTCGCGCCTCACGGCCGACACGACGCTGGTGCAGACGGTTGTCGGCTCGTCGCTGAGCATGGGCCTGCGCAACGCGGTGATGGGCGTGGGCGCGCTGGCGGTGCTGGTCTGGACCAATCCTTATGTGATGGTGCAGGTGCTCGGCATCCTGGTGCTGGTGGTGCTGCCGAGCATGTGGTTCGGCCGGCGGGTGCGCAAGCTCTCGCGTGCAAGCCAGGACCGCGTGGCCGATTCGAGCGCCATCGCCGCCGAAGTGCTGAATGCGATTCCGGTGGTGCAAAGCTACACCGCCGAATCGCGCGAGGCAGCCCGCTTCGATGCCTCGACCGAGAACGCATTCCGCACCGCCGTGCGCCGCACCAAGGCGCGCTCGGTGCTGGTGGCTTTCATCATCATCGCGACCTCGGCGGCGTTGCTCTGGGGCCTGTACCAAGGCACGCAGGCCGTGCTGCGCGGCGACATCACTGCCGGCCATCTCGGCCAGACCGTGGTCTACGTGGCGATCCTCGCGAGCGCGACAGCAGTGCTCGGCGAGGTGTATGGCGACCTGCTGCGCGCAGCCGGCGCCACCGAGCGCCTGATGGAGCTGCTGCATGCGCCGGCTGTCATCACTTCTCCCGCGAGTCCGGCGGTCACGCCGATCCCGGCCGCGGGCAGCGCGATCAAGCTCGACGCGGTGACCTTCCACTACCCATCGCGGCCCGGCACGCCGGCATTGCGCGATTTCAGCCTCGACATCGCGCCCGGCGAGACGGTGGCACTGGTCGGCTCCAGTGGCGCCGGCAAGAGCACGGTGTTCCAGTTGCTGCTGCGCTACTACGACCCGCAATCGGGCCAGTTGCTGCTCGACGGCGCGCCGCTCGCATCGCTCGCCCTGCCCGACCTGCGCACCCGCATCGGGCTCGTGCCGCAGGACGCGGTGATCTTCTCGGCCAGCGCGTTCGAGAACATTCGCTACGGCCGGCCTGAAGCGACTGCCGACGAGGTGCATGCAGCCGCCCGCGCCGCCTTTGCGCACGACTTCCTGACGGCATTGCCAGAGGGCTACGACACCTTCCTCGGCGAGCGCGGCGTGCGGTTGTCGGGCGGGCAACGCCAGCGCATCGCCATCGCGCGCGCCATCCTCAAGAACCCGCCGCTGCTGCTGCTCGACGAGGCCACCAGCGCCCTCGACGCTGAAAGCGAGCGCATGGTTCAGGCCGCGCTCGAGTCGGCGATGGAAGGCCGCACGACGCTGGTCATCGCGCACCGCCTGGCGACCGTGCAGAAGGCCGACCGCATCATCGTGCTGGACCACGGCGGCATCGTCGAACAGGGAACGCACGCGGCACTGGTGGCGCAGGGCGGGGTCTACGCCCGCCTGGCCGCGCTTCAGTTCACGGCCTGA
- a CDS encoding DUF1178 family protein → MKVLDLRCTHGHGFEGWFASNEAFETQLSSGLVECPVCGDTAIVKLLSAPRLNLGNAKAPAAEAAPAAASQVPAQLSPEARWMRAVREVIAKTEDVGDRFAEEARKMHYGEAEERGIRGQATPEQTEALLDEGIAVMPLPMPAALKETLQ, encoded by the coding sequence ATGAAGGTTCTCGATCTCCGCTGCACGCACGGCCACGGCTTCGAGGGCTGGTTCGCGTCCAACGAGGCTTTCGAGACCCAGCTCTCGTCTGGGTTGGTCGAATGCCCGGTCTGCGGCGACACCGCCATCGTCAAGCTGCTGAGCGCGCCGCGTCTCAATCTTGGCAACGCCAAGGCGCCGGCAGCAGAAGCGGCGCCCGCCGCGGCCTCGCAGGTGCCGGCTCAACTTTCCCCCGAAGCTCGCTGGATGCGCGCCGTGCGCGAGGTCATTGCGAAGACCGAAGATGTCGGTGATCGTTTCGCCGAAGAGGCTCGCAAGATGCACTACGGCGAAGCCGAAGAGCGCGGTATACGTGGTCAGGCGACGCCCGAGCAGACCGAAGCGCTGCTCGACGAAGGCATTGCGGTGATGCCGCTGCCGATGCCCGCAGCGCTCAAAGAGACGCTGCAGTAA
- a CDS encoding NUDIX domain-containing protein, with protein sequence MTSPIADSHLKEELVSSEELFKGRFLHAKRDTIRLPDGHNATREYVVHPGAVVVIPLLDDGRVVLERQYRYPVGHVMVEFPAGKLDPGEDPLVCGQRELLEETGYTAREWAHAGAMHLAVAYSTEIIHIYFARGLSLGERKLDHGEFLDVFTATPEEMVGWCSDGTVTDAKSLTCTLWMQNVLSGAWALDWKAAASQGGAG encoded by the coding sequence ATGACGTCACCCATTGCCGACTCGCACCTGAAGGAAGAACTCGTCAGCAGCGAAGAGCTCTTCAAGGGCCGCTTCCTGCACGCCAAGCGCGACACCATCCGCCTGCCCGACGGCCACAACGCCACGCGCGAGTACGTGGTGCATCCCGGCGCGGTGGTGGTGATTCCGCTGCTCGACGATGGCCGCGTGGTGCTGGAGCGGCAATATCGCTATCCGGTCGGCCATGTGATGGTGGAGTTTCCGGCCGGCAAGCTCGATCCGGGCGAGGACCCGCTGGTCTGCGGTCAGCGCGAACTGCTCGAGGAAACCGGCTACACCGCGCGCGAATGGGCCCATGCCGGTGCGATGCACCTGGCCGTGGCGTACTCGACGGAGATCATCCACATCTACTTCGCACGCGGCCTCTCGCTGGGCGAGCGCAAGCTCGACCACGGCGAATTCCTCGATGTGTTCACCGCCACGCCCGAAGAAATGGTCGGCTGGTGCAGCGATGGCACAGTCACCGACGCCAAGTCATTGACCTGCACCCTGTGGATGCAGAACGTCCTTTCGGGCGCATGGGCACTCGACTGGAAAGCGGCTGCGTCGCAAGGCGGCGCGGGATAA
- a CDS encoding DUF2818 family protein, whose product MSQTASVWVVLLVALLAANLPFFNERLFGVVPLPAKRKSLAIRFAELVVLYFIAGGIGLLFERRAGQISPQGWEFYAVTGALFIVLAFPGFTWRYLMKHRH is encoded by the coding sequence GTGTCGCAAACCGCGTCGGTCTGGGTCGTGCTGCTGGTGGCCCTGTTGGCCGCCAACCTGCCGTTTTTCAACGAGCGCCTGTTCGGCGTCGTGCCGCTGCCGGCAAAGCGCAAGTCGCTCGCGATCCGCTTTGCCGAGCTGGTGGTGCTGTACTTCATTGCCGGCGGCATCGGCCTCTTGTTCGAACGCAGGGCAGGGCAGATCTCGCCGCAAGGTTGGGAGTTCTACGCGGTGACCGGCGCGCTCTTCATCGTGCTGGCCTTTCCAGGTTTCACCTGGCGCTACTTGATGAAGCACAGGCATTGA
- the nuoN gene encoding NADH-quinone oxidoreductase subunit NuoN, which produces MIDKLSWVTIYPEIVLLVMACIIALVDLSDTSPRRTRTYVLTLLTLLVVAVLTGMAALDGKTIYGFGGMVVSDSMGNWLKCFSTIALMVTLIYGRPYAADREMLRGGELFTISMFALLGMFVMISGSNFLLIYLGLELLTLSSYALVALRRDNAVASEAAMKYFVLGAMASGFLLYGLSMMYGATGSLDLNEVFKAISTGKVNHQVLVFGLVFIVAGLAFKVGAAPFHMWVPDVYQGAPTAVTLLIGAAPELAAFGIIIRLLVDGLQPLAIDWQQMLAVLAIASLLIGNLAAIAQSNLKRMLAYSTISQMGFMLLGLVAGSDLSGTQNAQAAYSASMFYIVTYVLTTLASFGIILLLAREGFESEEITDLAGLNQRSPLYAGVMAIAMFSLAGLPPLVGFYAKLAVLQALIASGQAIYIGLAVFAVMMSLVGAFYYLRVVKVMYFDAPVTATTVSASFDVRTVLAINGALILILGVLPGGLMTLCYEAIAATLAH; this is translated from the coding sequence ATGATTGACAAACTCAGCTGGGTCACGATCTACCCCGAAATCGTGTTGCTGGTCATGGCCTGCATCATTGCGCTGGTCGACCTGTCGGACACGAGCCCGCGCCGCACCCGCACCTATGTGCTGACGCTGCTCACGCTGCTGGTGGTGGCTGTGCTCACCGGCATGGCCGCGCTCGACGGCAAAACCATATACGGCTTCGGCGGCATGGTCGTGAGCGACTCGATGGGCAACTGGCTCAAGTGCTTCTCCACCATCGCCCTGATGGTCACCCTGATCTATGGCCGTCCCTATGCGGCCGACCGAGAGATGCTGCGCGGCGGCGAACTGTTCACCATCAGCATGTTCGCGCTGCTGGGCATGTTCGTGATGATCTCGGGCAGCAACTTCCTCTTGATCTACCTGGGCCTGGAACTGCTCACGCTCTCGAGCTACGCGCTCGTGGCGCTGCGCCGCGACAACGCGGTCGCCAGCGAAGCGGCGATGAAGTACTTCGTGCTCGGCGCGATGGCCAGCGGCTTCCTGCTGTATGGCCTCTCGATGATGTACGGCGCGACCGGCTCGCTCGACCTGAACGAAGTGTTCAAGGCCATCTCGACCGGCAAGGTCAACCACCAGGTGCTGGTGTTCGGCCTCGTGTTCATCGTGGCTGGCCTGGCATTCAAGGTGGGCGCGGCGCCTTTCCACATGTGGGTGCCCGACGTCTACCAGGGCGCGCCCACGGCCGTCACGCTGCTGATCGGCGCAGCGCCCGAGTTGGCCGCCTTCGGCATCATCATTCGCCTGCTGGTGGATGGATTGCAGCCGCTCGCGATCGACTGGCAGCAGATGCTGGCCGTGCTGGCCATTGCGTCGCTGTTGATCGGTAACCTCGCGGCCATTGCGCAGAGCAACCTCAAGCGGATGCTGGCCTACTCGACCATCTCGCAGATGGGTTTCATGTTGCTGGGCCTGGTCGCCGGTTCGGACCTGTCGGGCACGCAGAACGCGCAGGCGGCTTACAGCGCTTCGATGTTCTACATCGTGACCTACGTGCTCACCACGCTGGCGAGCTTCGGCATCATCCTGCTGCTGGCGCGCGAAGGCTTCGAGAGCGAAGAGATCACAGACCTCGCCGGCCTCAACCAGCGCAGCCCGCTGTACGCCGGCGTGATGGCCATCGCGATGTTCTCGTTGGCGGGTCTGCCGCCGCTGGTCGGCTTCTACGCGAAGCTGGCGGTGCTGCAGGCGCTGATCGCCTCGGGCCAAGCCATCTACATCGGTCTGGCGGTGTTCGCCGTGATGATGTCGCTGGTCGGCGCCTTCTACTACCTGCGCGTAGTCAAGGTCATGTACTTCGACGCACCGGTCACGGCTACCACCGTGTCGGCATCGTTCGACGTGCGCACCGTGCTCGCGATCAACGGCGCACTGATCCTGATTCTCGGCGTGCTGCCCGGCGGCCTGATGACGCTGTGCTACGAGGCCATCGCGGCCACGCTAGCCCACTGA
- a CDS encoding NADH-quinone oxidoreductase subunit M, which translates to MGLLSLAIWVPIAFGAVLLAFGREEHAKGVRWVALVGAIVSFLVTVPLFTRFQNGTAAMQFVEKTSWISRFNVNYHIGLDGLSLWMVLLTSFITVVVVISAWEVITERVNQYMGAFLILSGFMIGVFSALDGILFYVFFEATLIPMYLIIGIWGGPNKIYAAFKFFLYTLLGSLLMLVALIFLYNKSGGSFDILAWHKLPLGSTAQTFLFFAFFAAFAVKVPMWPVHTWLPDVHVEAPTGGSAVLAAIMLKLGAYGFLRFSMPIAPDASHEWAWLMIALSLIAVIYVGLVALVQQDMKKLVAYSSVAHMGFVTLGFFIFNELGVSGGIVQMIAHGFVSGAMFLGIGVLYDRVHSRQIADYGGVVNTMPKFAAFALLFAMANCGLPGTAGFVGEWMVILGAVKANFWIGAGAATALIFGAAYTLWMYKRVYLGPVGNDHVKELTDINAREFLMLSLLAIAVLWMGLYPKPFTDAMDASVTELLRHVAVSKLPS; encoded by the coding sequence ATGGGTTTGTTGAGCCTTGCCATCTGGGTGCCGATCGCATTCGGCGCCGTGCTGCTGGCGTTTGGCCGCGAAGAGCATGCCAAGGGCGTGCGCTGGGTCGCGCTCGTCGGTGCCATCGTGAGCTTCCTGGTCACGGTGCCGCTGTTCACGCGCTTCCAGAACGGAACCGCCGCCATGCAGTTCGTCGAGAAGACGAGCTGGATCTCCCGCTTCAACGTCAACTACCACATCGGTCTTGACGGCCTGTCGCTGTGGATGGTGCTGCTGACCTCGTTCATCACGGTCGTGGTCGTCATCTCGGCCTGGGAAGTGATCACCGAACGCGTGAACCAGTACATGGGCGCGTTCCTGATCCTGTCGGGTTTCATGATCGGCGTGTTCTCCGCGCTCGACGGCATCCTGTTCTACGTGTTCTTCGAAGCCACGCTGATCCCGATGTACCTGATCATCGGCATCTGGGGCGGCCCTAACAAGATCTACGCGGCGTTCAAGTTCTTCCTCTACACCTTGCTCGGCTCGCTGCTGATGCTGGTGGCGCTGATCTTCCTGTACAACAAGTCGGGCGGCAGCTTCGACATCCTGGCCTGGCACAAGCTGCCGCTGGGATCGACCGCGCAGACCTTCCTGTTCTTCGCGTTCTTCGCGGCCTTCGCCGTCAAGGTGCCGATGTGGCCGGTCCACACGTGGTTGCCGGACGTGCACGTCGAGGCGCCCACCGGCGGCTCGGCCGTGCTGGCTGCGATCATGCTGAAGCTGGGTGCCTACGGCTTCCTGCGCTTCTCCATGCCCATCGCTCCCGATGCGTCGCACGAGTGGGCCTGGCTCATGATCGCGCTGTCGCTGATCGCGGTGATCTACGTGGGCTTGGTCGCACTGGTGCAGCAGGACATGAAGAAGCTGGTGGCTTATTCGTCGGTCGCCCACATGGGCTTCGTGACACTGGGCTTCTTCATCTTCAACGAGTTGGGCGTGTCCGGCGGCATCGTGCAGATGATTGCGCACGGTTTCGTCTCGGGTGCCATGTTCCTGGGCATCGGCGTGCTGTACGACCGCGTGCACTCGCGCCAGATCGCCGACTACGGCGGCGTGGTGAACACCATGCCCAAGTTCGCCGCGTTCGCGCTGCTGTTCGCCATGGCCAATTGCGGCCTGCCGGGCACTGCCGGTTTCGTGGGCGAGTGGATGGTGATCCTGGGTGCCGTGAAGGCCAACTTCTGGATCGGCGCGGGCGCAGCCACCGCACTGATCTTCGGCGCCGCCTACACCCTCTGGATGTACAAGCGCGTGTACCTCGGCCCGGTCGGCAACGACCACGTCAAGGAGCTCACAGACATCAACGCCCGCGAGTTCCTGATGCTGTCGCTGCTGGCGATCGCCGTGTTGTGGATGGGCCTGTATCCGAAGCCCTTCACCGATGCGATGGATGCCTCGGTGACCGAGCTGCTGCGCCACGTGGCAGTTTCGAAGCTGCCCTCCTGA
- the nuoL gene encoding NADH-quinone oxidoreductase subunit L, whose translation MSATLSASTLLAVPLAPLVGAALAGVFGTKFGGNHIGRKVTHSLTILGVLVAFIISAMTLKSVVVDGARFNATLYEWMIVGGLKMEVGFLVDGLTAMMMCVVTFVSLMVHIYTIGYMEEDDGYNRFFSYISLFTFSMLMLVMSNNMLQLFFGWEAVGLVSYLLIGFWFNKPTAIFANMKAFLVNRVGDFGFILGIGLIAAYAGTLNYGEAFAKANTLAGITFPGTEWMLITVICICLFIGAMGKSAQFPLHVWLPDSMEGPTPISALIHAATMVTAGIFMVARMSPLFELSDTALSFILVIGAITALFMGFLGIIQNDIKRVVAYSTLSQLGYMTVALGASAYSVAVFHLMTHAFFKALLFLGAGSVIIGMHHNQDIRWMGGVRKYMPITWITSLIGSLALIGTPLFSGFYSKDSIIEAVHESHLWGANFAYYAVLIGVFVTAFYSFRMYFLVFHGKERYDQNPDAHHDDHAHDTHGHDAHKPHESPWVVWLPLVLLAIPSALIGFYTIDPMLFGEFFKGAIFVDGTKHHAMKELEEAFHGPVAMAIHGLQTAPFWLALAGVVTSYLMYMQFPAVPAAIKRACSPIYNLLENKYYLDWINENILARGARLLGTGLWKGGDQALIDGAMVNGSWKVIGRISSVVRWVQSGYIYHYAFAMLLGIFILMTYFVWFKR comes from the coding sequence ATGAGCGCAACCCTTTCCGCATCCACATTGCTGGCCGTGCCGCTGGCACCCCTGGTCGGCGCCGCCCTCGCGGGCGTCTTCGGCACCAAGTTCGGCGGCAATCACATCGGCCGCAAGGTCACGCATTCGCTGACCATCCTGGGCGTTCTCGTCGCCTTCATCATCTCGGCCATGACGCTCAAGAGCGTGGTGGTCGACGGTGCCCGCTTCAACGCCACGCTCTACGAATGGATGATCGTCGGCGGCCTGAAGATGGAAGTCGGCTTCCTGGTCGACGGCCTCACGGCCATGATGATGTGCGTGGTGACCTTCGTGTCGCTGATGGTGCACATCTACACCATCGGCTACATGGAAGAAGACGACGGCTACAACCGCTTCTTCTCGTACATCTCGCTGTTCACCTTCTCGATGCTCATGCTCGTCATGAGCAACAACATGCTCCAGCTGTTCTTCGGCTGGGAAGCGGTGGGCCTGGTGTCGTACCTGCTGATCGGCTTCTGGTTCAACAAGCCCACGGCCATCTTCGCGAACATGAAGGCCTTCCTGGTCAACCGCGTGGGTGACTTCGGCTTCATCCTGGGCATCGGCCTCATCGCCGCCTATGCCGGCACGCTGAACTATGGCGAAGCTTTCGCCAAGGCGAACACGTTGGCCGGCATTACCTTCCCGGGCACCGAGTGGATGCTGATCACCGTGATCTGCATTTGCCTCTTCATCGGTGCAATGGGCAAGAGCGCGCAGTTCCCGCTGCACGTGTGGCTGCCTGATTCCATGGAAGGCCCGACGCCCATCTCCGCGCTGATCCACGCAGCGACGATGGTGACGGCCGGCATCTTCATGGTGGCGCGCATGTCGCCGCTGTTCGAACTCAGCGACACAGCCCTGAGCTTCATTCTCGTGATCGGCGCCATCACCGCGCTCTTCATGGGTTTCCTCGGCATCATCCAGAACGACATCAAGCGCGTGGTCGCGTACTCCACGCTCTCGCAGCTGGGCTACATGACGGTGGCGCTCGGTGCCTCGGCCTACTCGGTCGCGGTGTTCCACCTGATGACGCACGCGTTCTTCAAGGCGCTGTTGTTCCTCGGGGCGGGCTCGGTGATCATCGGCATGCATCACAACCAGGACATCCGCTGGATGGGCGGCGTGCGCAAGTACATGCCGATCACCTGGATCACTTCTCTGATCGGTTCGCTCGCGCTGATCGGCACGCCGCTGTTCTCGGGCTTCTACTCGAAGGACAGCATCATCGAGGCGGTGCACGAAAGCCACCTGTGGGGCGCAAACTTCGCCTACTACGCGGTGCTGATCGGCGTGTTCGTCACGGCCTTCTATTCGTTCCGCATGTACTTCCTGGTCTTCCACGGCAAGGAACGCTACGACCAGAACCCTGACGCTCACCACGACGACCATGCGCACGATACCCACGGCCATGACGCTCACAAGCCGCACGAATCGCCCTGGGTGGTCTGGCTGCCGCTGGTGCTGCTGGCGATCCCGTCGGCGCTGATTGGCTTTTACACCATCGATCCGATGCTGTTCGGCGAGTTCTTCAAAGGCGCGATCTTCGTCGACGGCACCAAGCACCATGCGATGAAGGAGCTGGAAGAGGCTTTCCACGGCCCTGTCGCCATGGCGATCCACGGCCTGCAGACCGCGCCGTTCTGGCTGGCGCTGGCAGGTGTGGTGACCTCCTACCTGATGTACATGCAGTTCCCGGCGGTTCCGGCGGCGATCAAGCGCGCATGCAGCCCGATCTACAACCTGCTCGAGAACAAGTACTACCTCGACTGGATCAACGAGAACATCCTCGCCCGCGGTGCGCGCCTGCTCGGCACGGGCCTGTGGAAGGGCGGCGACCAGGCCCTGATCGACGGTGCCATGGTCAATGGTTCGTGGAAAGTGATCGGCCGTATCTCCAGCGTGGTGCGCTGGGTGCAGTCGGGCTACATCTATCACTATGCCTTCGCGATGCTGCTCGGCATCTTCATCCTGATGACGTACTTCGTCTGGTTCAAACGCTGA
- the nuoK gene encoding NADH-quinone oxidoreductase subunit NuoK codes for MTLTLGHFLSLGAMLFALSVIGIFLNRKNLIVLLMAIELMLLAVNMNFVAFSHYLGDMHGQIFVFFILTVAAAESAIGLALLVLLFRNKSNINVDELNSLKG; via the coding sequence ATGACGCTCACGCTCGGACACTTCCTCTCGCTCGGCGCGATGCTCTTCGCGCTGTCGGTGATCGGCATCTTCCTGAACCGCAAGAACCTGATCGTGCTGCTGATGGCCATCGAGCTGATGCTGCTGGCGGTCAACATGAACTTCGTGGCGTTCTCGCACTACCTGGGCGACATGCACGGACAGATCTTCGTGTTCTTCATCCTGACGGTGGCTGCTGCCGAGTCGGCCATCGGCCTGGCCCTCCTGGTCCTGCTGTTCCGCAACAAGTCGAACATCAACGTCGACGAGCTCAACTCGCTCAAGGGTTGA
- a CDS encoding NADH-quinone oxidoreductase subunit J has product MDVKTGLFYLFAAVLLFAAFRVITARNPVYAALYLVLAFFQASAIWLLLRAEFLAISLVLVYVGAVMVLFLFVVMMLDINVDSLRQGFWKHFPLAAGVGALIALEMAAVLMGGFRLGEAPRAMAVTSPNTSNTMELGKLLYSEYLYPLEIAAVILLVAIIAAIALTLRTRKDSKYTNPSDQVRVKARDRVRIVQMPVTRAAEPVAEAAPAASAEAAKENKA; this is encoded by the coding sequence ATGGACGTCAAGACCGGTCTGTTCTATCTGTTTGCCGCGGTGCTGCTGTTTGCAGCCTTCCGCGTCATCACCGCCCGCAACCCCGTGTACGCCGCGCTGTACCTGGTGCTGGCCTTCTTCCAGGCTTCGGCCATCTGGCTGCTGCTGCGTGCCGAGTTCCTCGCGATCTCGCTCGTGCTGGTGTATGTCGGTGCCGTGATGGTGCTGTTCCTCTTCGTCGTGATGATGCTGGACATCAACGTCGATAGCTTGCGGCAGGGCTTCTGGAAGCACTTCCCGCTCGCGGCGGGCGTGGGCGCGCTGATCGCGCTCGAAATGGCGGCCGTGCTCATGGGCGGCTTCCGCCTCGGCGAAGCACCGCGCGCCATGGCGGTCACCTCGCCCAACACCTCGAACACGATGGAACTGGGCAAGCTGCTCTATTCCGAGTACCTCTATCCGCTGGAAATCGCCGCGGTCATCCTGCTCGTGGCCATCATCGCCGCCATTGCACTGACGCTGCGCACCCGCAAGGACAGCAAGTACACCAACCCGTCGGACCAGGTGCGCGTGAAGGCGCGCGACCGCGTGCGCATCGTGCAGATGCCCGTGACGCGCGCGGCCGAACCCGTGGCGGAAGCAGCACCGGCAGCATCGGCTGAGGCGGCAAAGGAAAACAAGGCATGA
- the nuoI gene encoding NADH-quinone oxidoreductase subunit NuoI: protein MTASHTAGGLSRPSKLASAPFSLKDFLGSFMLFELFKGLAITGKYAFARKITVQFPEEKTPLSPRFRGLHALRRYENGEERCIACKLCEAVCPALAITIESDVRDDGSRRTTRYDIDLTKCIFCGFCEESCPVDSIVETHIFEYHGEKRGDLYFTKDMLLAVGDRYEKEIAANKAADAKYR, encoded by the coding sequence ATGACTGCTTCACATACCGCGGGCGGACTCTCGCGCCCGTCCAAGCTGGCTTCCGCGCCGTTCTCGCTCAAGGATTTTTTGGGCAGCTTCATGCTGTTCGAACTGTTCAAGGGCCTGGCGATCACGGGCAAGTACGCCTTCGCCCGCAAGATCACGGTGCAGTTCCCCGAAGAGAAGACGCCGCTGTCGCCGCGTTTCCGCGGCTTGCACGCGCTGCGTCGCTATGAGAACGGCGAAGAGCGCTGCATCGCCTGCAAACTTTGCGAAGCCGTTTGCCCGGCGCTGGCGATCACCATCGAATCCGATGTGCGCGACGACGGCTCGCGCCGCACCACGCGCTACGACATCGACCTGACCAAGTGCATCTTCTGCGGCTTCTGCGAAGAGAGCTGCCCGGTCGACTCGATCGTGGAGACCCACATCTTCGAATACCACGGCGAAAAGCGCGGCGACCTGTACTTCACGAAGGACATGCTGCTGGCCGTGGGCGACCGCTACGAAAAAGAAATTGCAGCGAACAAGGCGGCCGACGCCAAGTACCGCTGA